The following proteins are encoded in a genomic region of Prionailurus viverrinus isolate Anna chromosome E3, UM_Priviv_1.0, whole genome shotgun sequence:
- the EARS2 gene encoding probable glutamate--tRNA ligase, mitochondrial isoform X1 has product MAVLLKRLLQSARPPTALGRPVGRREASMGTDPGAAVRVRFAPSPTGFLHLGGLRTALYNYIFAKKHQGSFILRLEDTDQTRLVPGAAENIEDMLEWAGIPPDESPRRGGPAGPYQQSQRLELYTRATEALLESGAAYPCFCSPQRLELLKKEALRNHQTPRYDNRCRKLSQGQVAQKLATGPKPAIRFRLDGEAPAFQDLVYGWNRHEVASVEGDPVILKSDGFPTYHLACVVDDHHMGISHVLRGSEWLVSTSKHLLLYQALGWQPPRFAHLPLLLNRDGSKLSKRQGDIFLEHFAAADFLPDALLDIITNCGSGFAENQMGRTLPELITQFDLTRVTCHSALLDLEKLPEFNRLHLCRLVSSETQRRQLVGKLQALVEETFGSQLRDRDVLDPAYVERIILLRQGHICRLQDLVSPAHSYLWTRPAVGRVQLGAISEKVDLIAERVLGLLERPGMSLTQDVLSGELKKVSEGLEGTKHSNVMQVLRVALSGQRQGPPVAEMMVSLGAKEVRERIQKVLSS; this is encoded by the exons ATGGCGGTGCTTCTGAAGAGGCTGCTGCAGTCGGCGAGGCCCCCCACGGCCTTGGGCCGCCCCGTAGGACGGCGCGAGGCCAGCATGGGCACTGATCCCGGGGCTGCAGTGCGGGTGCGGTTCGCCCCCAGCCCCACAG GCTTcttgcacctgggtggcctacGCACTGCCTTATACAACTATATCTTTGCCAAGAAGCACCAAGGGAGCTTCATCCTCAGGCTGGAAGACACGGATCAGACCCGCCTTGTGCCTGGGGCAGCAGAGAATATTGAAGACATGCTGGAGTGGGCAG GCATCCCCCCAGACGAGAGCCCCCGCCGGGGAGGTCCAGCGGGGCCGTACCAGCAATCCCAGCGACTTGAGCTCTACACCCGGGCCACAGAGGCGTTGCTGGAGTCTGGCGCTGCTTACCCCTGCTTCTGCTCACCACAGCGCCTGGAGCTCCTGAAGAAGGAGGCCCTGAGGAATCACCAGACGCCCCG GTATGACAATCGGTGCCGGAAACTGAGCCAGGGGCAGGTGGCCCAGAAGCTAGCCACAGGCCCCAAACCTGCTATCCGCTTCCGCCTGGATGGGGAGGCACCAGCCTTCCAGGACCTGGTGTATGGCTGGAATCGGCATGAAGTAGCTAGTGTGGAGGGGGACCCGGTCATCCTGAAGAGCGATGGCTTTCCCACATACCACCTGGCATGCGTGGTGGACGACCACCACATGGGCATCAGCCACGTGCTGCGGGGCTCCGAGTGGCTGGTCTCCACCTCCAAACATCTACTTCTgtaccaggccctgggctggcaACCACCTCGCTTTGCCCACCTGCCCCTGCTCCTCAATAGGGATGGCAGCAAGCTGTCCAAGAGGCAAGGAGACATTTTCCTGGAGCATTTTGCTGCTGCCGACTTCCTGCCAGATGCCTTGCTGGACATCATCACCAACTGTGGCTCCGGGTTTGCAG AGAACCAGATGGGCAGGACCCTGCCTGAGTTGATAACACAGTTTGACCTGACCCGGGTCACCTGCCACTCAGCCCTGTTGGACCTGGAGAAGCTCCCGGAATTTAACAG GCTGCACCTGTGTCGGTTGGTGAGCAGTGAGACCCAGAGACGCCAGCTGGTGGGGAAGCTGCAGGCCCTGGTGGAGGAGACGTTCGGCAGCCAGCTGCGAGACAGGGATGTCCTGGACCCAGCCTACGTGGAGAGGATCATCCTGCTGAGACAG GGTCACATTTGCCGCCTGCAGGATTTGGTCTCCCCGGCACATTCCTACCTGTGGACTCGCCCTGCCGTGGGCCGAGTGCAGCTGGGCGCCATCTCGGAGAAGGTGGACTTGATTGCCGAGCGTGTGCTGGG GCTTTTAGAAAGACCCGGTATGAGCTTAACTCAGGACGTGCTGAGTGGAGAACTGAAGAAGGTATCAGAAGGTCTGGAGGGGACCAAACACAGCAACGTGATGCAAGTCCTCCGAGTGGCCCTCAGTGGACAGCGG CAAGGACCTCCGGTAGCTGAGATGATGGTGTCCTTGGGAGCGAAGGAAGTACGGGAACGAATACAGAAGGTGCTTTCCAGCTAG
- the EARS2 gene encoding probable glutamate--tRNA ligase, mitochondrial isoform X2, whose amino-acid sequence MLEWAGIPPDESPRRGGPAGPYQQSQRLELYTRATEALLESGAAYPCFCSPQRLELLKKEALRNHQTPRYDNRCRKLSQGQVAQKLATGPKPAIRFRLDGEAPAFQDLVYGWNRHEVASVEGDPVILKSDGFPTYHLACVVDDHHMGISHVLRGSEWLVSTSKHLLLYQALGWQPPRFAHLPLLLNRDGSKLSKRQGDIFLEHFAAADFLPDALLDIITNCGSGFAENQMGRTLPELITQFDLTRVTCHSALLDLEKLPEFNRLHLCRLVSSETQRRQLVGKLQALVEETFGSQLRDRDVLDPAYVERIILLRQGHICRLQDLVSPAHSYLWTRPAVGRVQLGAISEKVDLIAERVLGLLERPGMSLTQDVLSGELKKVSEGLEGTKHSNVMQVLRVALSGQRQGPPVAEMMVSLGAKEVRERIQKVLSS is encoded by the exons ATGCTGGAGTGGGCAG GCATCCCCCCAGACGAGAGCCCCCGCCGGGGAGGTCCAGCGGGGCCGTACCAGCAATCCCAGCGACTTGAGCTCTACACCCGGGCCACAGAGGCGTTGCTGGAGTCTGGCGCTGCTTACCCCTGCTTCTGCTCACCACAGCGCCTGGAGCTCCTGAAGAAGGAGGCCCTGAGGAATCACCAGACGCCCCG GTATGACAATCGGTGCCGGAAACTGAGCCAGGGGCAGGTGGCCCAGAAGCTAGCCACAGGCCCCAAACCTGCTATCCGCTTCCGCCTGGATGGGGAGGCACCAGCCTTCCAGGACCTGGTGTATGGCTGGAATCGGCATGAAGTAGCTAGTGTGGAGGGGGACCCGGTCATCCTGAAGAGCGATGGCTTTCCCACATACCACCTGGCATGCGTGGTGGACGACCACCACATGGGCATCAGCCACGTGCTGCGGGGCTCCGAGTGGCTGGTCTCCACCTCCAAACATCTACTTCTgtaccaggccctgggctggcaACCACCTCGCTTTGCCCACCTGCCCCTGCTCCTCAATAGGGATGGCAGCAAGCTGTCCAAGAGGCAAGGAGACATTTTCCTGGAGCATTTTGCTGCTGCCGACTTCCTGCCAGATGCCTTGCTGGACATCATCACCAACTGTGGCTCCGGGTTTGCAG AGAACCAGATGGGCAGGACCCTGCCTGAGTTGATAACACAGTTTGACCTGACCCGGGTCACCTGCCACTCAGCCCTGTTGGACCTGGAGAAGCTCCCGGAATTTAACAG GCTGCACCTGTGTCGGTTGGTGAGCAGTGAGACCCAGAGACGCCAGCTGGTGGGGAAGCTGCAGGCCCTGGTGGAGGAGACGTTCGGCAGCCAGCTGCGAGACAGGGATGTCCTGGACCCAGCCTACGTGGAGAGGATCATCCTGCTGAGACAG GGTCACATTTGCCGCCTGCAGGATTTGGTCTCCCCGGCACATTCCTACCTGTGGACTCGCCCTGCCGTGGGCCGAGTGCAGCTGGGCGCCATCTCGGAGAAGGTGGACTTGATTGCCGAGCGTGTGCTGGG GCTTTTAGAAAGACCCGGTATGAGCTTAACTCAGGACGTGCTGAGTGGAGAACTGAAGAAGGTATCAGAAGGTCTGGAGGGGACCAAACACAGCAACGTGATGCAAGTCCTCCGAGTGGCCCTCAGTGGACAGCGG CAAGGACCTCCGGTAGCTGAGATGATGGTGTCCTTGGGAGCGAAGGAAGTACGGGAACGAATACAGAAGGTGCTTTCCAGCTAG